From the Cydia amplana chromosome 8, ilCydAmpl1.1, whole genome shotgun sequence genome, the window AGAGCGCGAACGCGAGCGAGAAAGAGAGCGCGAGAGGGAGAGGCGACGACGCGAAAGAGAGAGGAGAGAGAGGCAAGTACATATTTCTCAAATTAACATAGTACAGTCCGCAGAAGTTGCCAagctatttatattattatgcaaaaaaaaatacaaaattggtACCAAAAATGTATACGATTTTGCTTTTAAAGGTCACGCGAACGTCGCCGATCGCTTGAACGACGCCGGCGTACGCGCTCACGCTCTCGACGACGTTCAAGGGACAGGTAACATGTTTTTACAGGCATTTATTTGCGCTTTTCTCATTTGTTTtgtgtcatttttagggttccgtagccaaatggcaaaaaacggaacccttatagattcgtcatgtctgtctgtctgtctgtctgtccgtctgtccgtgtatgtcacagtcacttttctccgaaactataagaactatactgttgaaacttggtaagtagatgtactctgtaaaccgcattaagattttcatacaaaaatagaaaaaaaacaataaatttttggggttcctcatacttcgaactgaaactcaaaatttttttttcatcaaaccgtacgtgtggggtatctatggataggtcttcaaaaatgatattgaggtttctaatatcatttttttctaaactgaatagtttgcgcgagagacacttccaaagtggtaaaatgtgtgttcccccccccccccccccctgtaacttctaaaataagagaatgataaaactaaaaaaaatatatgatatacattaccatgtaaacttccaccgaaaattggtttgaacgagatctattaagtagtttttttttatacgtcataaatcgcctaaatacggaacccttcatgggcgagtccgactcgcacttggccgctttttgatgCATAGCTTCAGGGCGGCGGTAACGCCGGTAACCTATGTATATATTCGTTGTATTAAAGAAGTCGAGATCTGGCTTATACAAGTTCGAGTATTATAAACGTCACAGTTACCATGCAATGTCTACGTTACCAGCTTTATCTTTTTTCTTGCATGAAATCGGCCTCTCATTTCATATCAACCAATTACAAGGTTCACAATACGCGCCGTACACTATAGAAGTGGCGTCGAAAGGGTGAAGTTGCCTTGTTTTTGGTGAGCTGAATTCACTGTCGACAATGGAAAACGTTTACGCAGTATTTTTGCCAAGTATTTGCATAATCAGACAATTTACTTAGCAAGTTAAAACACAATTCATCTTCCTGAAGTAAACCTGATCAGATCACGCCTTAACATCACCAGTACGGCTAAGATGGTCgcctctttatcatttgtcatcatgcctgtcacgtcctaacaagtaagtaagtgcgaaagtgacgcatcaGGCGAAAATCGCGACAGGCGAAAAAAACACCGCAGCTGGTAAAACGTCGTTAGAAAGCGGGGAGGGGTTTCtcgcgggtctctattgtttcccaaatagttttaagccataatgtattgtttggccgcattttcgttagtcatcattcatttggttcagaaacgcgtcacttttctgGATTGCCATAaagcaaacctaacctatctataggataacctaacgaaaatcctgaaatgttaacggtttcagtcttatgactaatgataatatgacaaacaatacattatgacttaaaactttatgggaaacaacgggacccgtTTCTCGCATGTGAAATaggcataccccggccggcgagagcaaaaatgcgttgacagcttaatagtgcgaggacacactttggtcgatgtcgataaaaacaacacgatgtactggaccaccgttatgatatgcagaagtattaattattgttgtaaacaaaattaaaaccaagtgtttgtatttattcagtttaaaattgttttagggttattcttagaaacgcgtggaggtatcaagttgaaataaataacaaatactaatggctcagttaaaaaaaaaaaacaaaaatattgtgctcaattaaaagtcgactattctatcgacatccatatgtcgatagaatagtcgatatttaattaagcactaggagcagacgcatttttgctctcgccggccggggtatggaaATAGGCATTTGTGACGCGGATGGTTTTTGAAGGTATCTTTTGAAGTAGGTCTCGCGACCGTCGGCGCTCTCGGTCGCGACGCCGCTCGCGCTCCCGCCGCCGCTCGGGGCGCGGCTCGCGCGAGCGCCGCTCCAGGGACCGACGCTCCAGAGATCGCCGCTCGCCGAGACGCTCGTCCAGGGAGAAATCCAGgtaataccacagaataaataatagtactaagtacagaagactcactctcaaaacgcgtctgttacgatcagcacagatatggccgctaggtggcgacagcgccacgcgcggcttatggctttccccaaaattggggcggaacggatgtacttttagctacctgtagcaaagcgactaaatcgcggagtgagccacgcctggtaataCATTATTAACTATGTAGTTAGCCTGTGCCAATTCCAAGCCGACGCTGACCCCAGGCCCCAGGCTGCTTAATGCTTTCCAAACTAGGCATTTATGTATATGTCTCATACCTACGATATACGACTCTATACCGACATCATACGATGACGCAAAGAAGATGATGACATTAACTACGTTAATAATTTTGTGATAAACGCGGTGATTTTTGGTAGGAGGTAGCTGAATTTTAGgagtataattaatttatatatttatttttacttagtatgtataataaacaGGGCCCGTACTTTTCATGCCGTTGACATCAATTTGACGTCACGCTGCATATAGTAtgatcccaaatagttttattgtaattattaatCATTAGTCGTCATTCATTTTAATCATGtataaattacatacctacttcaaTAAGTTTTCGTAATGATTAAttatgacaaaataataattgcaaTCATACTCTATGCAGCGTGACGTCATTTTTGCGTCAACGGCATGAAAACTACGGGCCCTGATAATAAAACTTAGCTTTATGCAGTCAAGCTTTCAATCAGTCTGTAACTTACCGTAATAACGTCTTACCAGCCGCCTCAAACTGTAGGTAAACATAGTCCTCAAGCTCATAACAGATCTTTGATTGACATTGAGTCTAGAATTATATGAAATATCACAACTGGTGGTCTTTTTCTTCCAGAGAGAAGAAATCCAGGGATCGTATGCTGAAGGATAGAAGATCTAGGGACAGGAAGTCTCGTGAACGAAGGTCCAGCGACTTAATCAAGGAGCGCTTGGAGAAATCCGTTTCTATTCCGAGAaaaggtataatataatatatatttgttaTAGTGATTGGTCATCAAGTTTACATGTAGGAATgttcattaaattttttttttgtattgtttcaGAAAATCTTTCAGAGAAGCTGATGAAAAAATCTTCAGAACGTGTCTCTATTCCGCGTGAACGCTCTAAAGAGAGAGTTATATCAAGTTCCAGTAGAGAATCTTCTGTTGCCAATGATAAATCTGCGTCGCAAAATGACTCTCAGGTTAAGGCACCTCACTCTTCTGACGAAGAAGACAGAGAAGACTTCATTCCCATACCCACCTTGCGTGAGTATTCTAGGAGTCTCTCAAGGACCCCGTCACCTTTCCTAAGGAAACATGAAATGGAGACTACCAAAAAATCCGAACGATCCGGCGATGACGTGTCGAGCAAAGAACATGTCGAAGAAGAGGCAAAGCCCCAAGATACAAAGAAAAGCAAAAGAAAAACCAACCAATCAGAATCAGAAAGTGAAAGCAGTGGAGAAGTGGCGAAATCCAAGAGCAAGTCCAAGCTCAAGCGGAAGGAGAAAGCCTCTAGCTCTAAGAGGTCTAAGAAATCCAAAAAAGAGAGTTCTTCCAGTGACAGCGATTCTGAAGAGTCGTCCTCCAGCGATTCAGAGGATGATCGTAAAAAAAAGAGCAAGAAGAATGCTAAGAAGAAGTTAGCCAAGAAATCTAGAAAGAAGAGAGCTCGGTCATCGAGTTCAGAGTCCAGTTCTGAAGAAGAAGTAAAGCATAAGAGCACCAAGTCAAAACAGAAAAACATTCCAGACGACTCTGACGCCGACAAAAAATCTAGTAAAAAACGCAAGGACTTGAGTACAGAGCGCTCAAAACCTGAGAAAGTTGATAGCAAACAGAAACCTAAGAAAGCAGATAATTCAGAAGATTCTCACGATGACTCCTCCGACAGTGACGGAAAAACTAAAAAGAAAGCTCCCAAGCGCGATTCATCTAGCTCTCCAGATAAAGACGTTCGACGCAGTAAGAAAGTAGAACCGCCCAAAGAAAAGGCGTTATCGCCCGAGGCGAAATCAAAGAAAGCTGACGAAAAACAATCTAAATCCAAGCACGTTGAAGAGGCGAAGCCTAAATCTCGCGAAGATGAAAAGAAAGGAAGGAAGCGCGAAAAAGAGGAATCTTCCTCCGATAGTGACCAAGTATCGAAGAAAAAGGCAAGAAAGAAGGTTTCGGAATCCGAATCTGATTCGGATAGTGACGAGCCGAAGAAAAAGAGAAATAAGAAACACAAGAAGCACTCTAAAAAACACAAGAAACACAAAAAGCATAAGAAATCATCCAAAAAGAAGGATGACTCCTCTGATAGCGACGAGGCAGAAGAGGAGGAAGAGGAAGGAAAGGTCAATAATGAGGACCTTGAGAAGAAACTACGCGAAAGAGCGCTCAAGTCTATGAAGAAACAAACTAGTGCGTCTGGTTCTGACTAACTTTTTTCTGTGTGGGTTGGACTTGAGTCAGTAGTAGGAgtattttaatgaattaatTACTGAAATAACATATTGACTAAGCTTGCATTACATGTATGTCACATTGTTAGTATTTaataaagtttcaaaaataaaatcgtttttatttaactaattaatttattattattacatattaaataagtacatttaCAGTAGCTTTGGATGATAATACTTTGGTGATCTTACAATTGCTAAGAGTGATTATCTAGTGTAGCCCCTGTAGCCGGTAACGAGGCTAGGTGTGACTCCATTACTGTAGATATTTCCGTAGCCAGGTTTCCTGTTGTAGTATCCGTAACCTAAATGGTACGCCCCTTGGTTGTATGGGCTATTGTATCCGTAATAGGAGTTGAGTCCGCCGTTTCCGCCATAGCCGCCATACCCACCATAGCCGCCGTAGCCGCCGCTGCCACTGTAACCTCCGAGGCTGCTGTCGTAACCACCATAACCTCTGTTGTAACCACCGAGGCCTGCTCCTGAGTAACCCCCGTAGCCCTGGGAACCTTTGTAGCCGTTGTATCCCAGCGAGTTGCCGTAGCCGCCGCCGAGGCCCTGGTAATTGTAGTTGTCGAGCAGTCCGTACCCAGTTACTCCGGCACCGGAACCGGCATAACCGCCGTAACCGCCCGAGTAGCCCAGGTCTGAGAATGCATGGTTATCTGTAGAAAGGAATGTTGTAGttcaaattataataataaaattattgtaagTATTAAAATGCAAACAAATGTTCTGAACTTATGAAAAATCAGACTGGAAAAGTTGACAAAAATTAGTTCATGACCAAAGCAAGTTTTCAAGAGTTGACTCTCGGGACTCGTCACCTACAGATTTTGCTATTTACGAATCTCTTACTAGATGGGGCTGCTGCTGCGTGTAATGAAAATCACAAATCGCTCCATCAAGATTTTTCATTGCTAAATTACCTTATTGAAACTATTTGAAaccattaaaaaatttaaaaaaaactgttcgCCGCTATGGTTCGACACCATTTTTCTATTGTTTCGCTGTCTGCCAAAATGAGTGACTAAGGGAAGAAATTAGATACACTTtgaaatttaatttcataaaagaGAAAAATGTGTCGCACAGTCGAAGCCATTTTTGAACCCCgacccgacgcaaaaagaggagTGTTATTGAAAACATGGAACAAGATCGACATATTAGTACCTAGTTGCAACATAGAGGTAGGTGTTGACTACAAAACatttgaccatcatttgacCTATTTGAAACTTACATCCGTGTTTGAAAAAGTGTGGGTATACAAAAGAGCTCGATATTTTAGGGCCTAACGACCTCACAGAAAGAACCATAATGAATCGTGTATGACGCCAGACCATACGCATcttcagtcagtcaatcagcaAAAATTGAGAGAGTTTGGTTGGGACGTTGTCttagtaaaatgttatttttaggtatttttttcttaCAAGTACTGCTGGCTGCAGTCTTCAAGTCGGTCACGCTCCTGTCATCGACTCCGACTTCAGATGCTGGCACAGCCTTGTACTCCACCTGGGCTTCGCTCGCAGGCGCTGCAAGAACACCGGCCAAAACTCCGCACATGAAGGTAAGTCGTAGAAAATCCATCTGCAACAAGCAAACTCATTTTACCTACGAGATATGAGGAAAACAAAAAGGTACCTAAAGAAGCATAAGTGTCGGTTAGTGATGCtgaattttgaattttcatTGTTATTTTGGTTCCACTTCTATCGAGGGTTGGACTTCTTTCACTAATAACGCTACCTACGGAAAATTCCACGAGTGCTACCTAGAAGTCACAATCACAAAGGCGATGCTTCTATCATGAGTGCCTTCTAGGATCTAGATATTGCTCATGTAATGCTCAATCAAATGGTTTGCTGCTGCACACAGGCCAGGTTCTGTTTTAGATGCAGCGCTCGAAcgagaaaaaataattatgactaTCAAGTGTATAAATATGGTGATTCCTAATTAGACTATTAACCTTGGACTACCACAACAATACAATGGCCTATTCTTTAGTCCAAAAGCGGCTGCATCTATTCTTTAAGtttatatattacatataacgTTGCTACTTAGGATGTCTATATTTATCTACGACAGGGGTCTTACAACTTTGGCACAAGGGCCACGCCAGGCCTTTGGCTCTATCCCGTTTCCCGGCGGTTCAAAAAGGACTAGCGTGCTGGATAGGGGTAAACattaaaatgcctaattgctatCAATTAGCTAC encodes:
- the LOC134650280 gene encoding uncharacterized protein LOC134650280, which gives rise to MDFLRLTFMCGVLAGVLAAPASEAQVEYKAVPASEVGVDDRSVTDLKTAASSTYNHAFSDLGYSGGYGGYAGSGAGVTGYGLLDNYNYQGLGGGYGNSLGYNGYKGSQGYGGYSGAGLGGYNRGYGGYDSSLGGYSGSGGYGGYGGYGGYGGNGGLNSYYGYNSPYNQGAYHLGYGYYNRKPGYGNIYSNGVTPSLVTGYRGYTR
- the LOC134650332 gene encoding serine/arginine repetitive matrix protein 1-like, producing MLMYTGTSTEQDTRFSDKEKKLMKQMKFGDCLTQQVDMSKVKLDVLKPWITQKITEILKMEDDVVIDYVNNQLEEKFPCPKKMQINLTGFLNGKNARLFMGELWELLLSAQASENGIPESFTQQKKEEIKKRMEEQQKDKDKDKDRRRTRSRSRDRERRRSRDRRRSRSRSRDRSNDRKHRNGGSPKRSRKRSRDKSQTREKTTHADDKIPEPKENGKSPEKKEDAAKEEANHNSTSDSIKEDKEEETNHNSIKEDKEVKAEGDGRKSRSASPDKSADKVAEDKKEEKGRSSRSRSSSASSHGSAKKRSSHKKRQYRSNRDSSTSVSPRRSSRRERSKSRDRRRSSRRLSVDRRDRERERERERERERERRRRERERRERSRERRRSLERRRRTRSRSRRRSRDRSRDRRRSRSRRRSRSRRRSGRGSRERRSRDRRSRDRRSPRRSSREKSREKKSRDRMLKDRRSRDRKSRERRSSDLIKERLEKSVSIPRKENLSEKLMKKSSERVSIPRERSKERVISSSSRESSVANDKSASQNDSQVKAPHSSDEEDREDFIPIPTLREYSRSLSRTPSPFLRKHEMETTKKSERSGDDVSSKEHVEEEAKPQDTKKSKRKTNQSESESESSGEVAKSKSKSKLKRKEKASSSKRSKKSKKESSSSDSDSEESSSSDSEDDRKKKSKKNAKKKLAKKSRKKRARSSSSESSSEEEVKHKSTKSKQKNIPDDSDADKKSSKKRKDLSTERSKPEKVDSKQKPKKADNSEDSHDDSSDSDGKTKKKAPKRDSSSSPDKDVRRSKKVEPPKEKALSPEAKSKKADEKQSKSKHVEEAKPKSREDEKKGRKREKEESSSDSDQVSKKKARKKVSESESDSDSDEPKKKRNKKHKKHSKKHKKHKKHKKSSKKKDDSSDSDEAEEEEEEGKVNNEDLEKKLRERALKSMKKQTSASGSD